A section of the Thermotoga caldifontis AZM44c09 genome encodes:
- a CDS encoding FAD-dependent oxidoreductase yields the protein MARAPRVVVVGGGWGGCAAAAAARKAGAEVILIERTDMLLGTGLVGGIFRNNGRFTAAEEMLEMGADIFSVMDRCAIHKNVEFPGHKHASLYNVYKIEPAVREYLINLGVQILTNARVIDAAKEGNRIVCVVVEKHEPIHGDTFVDATGTSAVPANCTKYGNGCAMCILRCHSFGPRVSITTKVGVEEWVGKQPNGSVGAMSGSCKLVKDSIDPGIVKELEEKGCALVPVPPEVREEEKLLSMKACQQYALPEFVENLVLLDTGPVKLMTPFFPLEQLRKIPGMEKARYEDPIAGGKGNSMRYFGFANCTPELQAIGPVDNLFCAGEKAGAMVGHTEAIVTGTLAGHNAVRKAVGEKLLRYPDELAVGDFVNHVIEEMKKEEGRQYKYTFSGSIYFKRMVQKGLYTTDIEQIKKRVREANMSNIFNTKLV from the coding sequence ATGGCGAGGGCACCGAGGGTAGTCGTGGTCGGAGGAGGGTGGGGTGGTTGTGCGGCCGCCGCGGCCGCACGTAAAGCTGGAGCAGAGGTCATCCTCATCGAAAGGACGGACATGTTGCTCGGCACAGGCTTGGTTGGAGGCATTTTCAGAAACAACGGCAGATTCACGGCTGCCGAAGAGATGCTGGAGATGGGTGCGGACATCTTCAGCGTGATGGACAGGTGCGCCATCCACAAGAACGTTGAATTTCCCGGCCACAAGCACGCGAGTCTGTACAACGTCTACAAGATCGAACCAGCGGTTCGAGAGTACCTCATAAACCTCGGTGTTCAGATCCTCACGAACGCACGCGTCATAGACGCGGCGAAGGAAGGCAACAGGATCGTTTGTGTTGTGGTCGAGAAGCATGAACCGATCCATGGAGATACGTTCGTCGACGCAACGGGCACTTCTGCCGTACCGGCCAACTGCACGAAGTACGGTAACGGCTGTGCCATGTGCATTCTCAGGTGCCACAGTTTCGGCCCGAGAGTCAGCATCACGACGAAGGTTGGAGTGGAAGAGTGGGTTGGTAAACAGCCCAACGGCAGCGTTGGTGCCATGAGTGGGTCTTGTAAACTCGTCAAAGACTCCATTGATCCGGGTATCGTGAAGGAGCTCGAAGAGAAAGGATGCGCGCTCGTACCAGTGCCTCCGGAAGTGAGAGAAGAAGAAAAGCTTTTGAGCATGAAGGCGTGTCAGCAGTACGCACTGCCAGAATTCGTAGAAAATTTGGTTCTGCTCGATACGGGTCCCGTGAAGCTGATGACTCCTTTCTTCCCACTCGAACAGCTTCGAAAGATCCCCGGAATGGAAAAGGCCCGCTACGAAGATCCCATCGCCGGTGGGAAAGGTAATTCTATGAGGTACTTCGGTTTTGCCAACTGTACGCCCGAACTGCAGGCGATAGGTCCGGTTGACAATCTGTTCTGTGCCGGTGAAAAGGCCGGGGCGATGGTGGGACACACCGAGGCGATCGTCACCGGTACGCTGGCGGGTCACAACGCGGTGAGGAAAGCCGTCGGTGAGAAATTGCTCAGATATCCTGATGAACTTGCGGTCGGAGACTTCGTCAACCACGTGATCGAAGAGATGAAAAAAGAGGAAGGCCGCCAGTACAAGTACACCTTTTCAGGTTCGATCTATTTCAAACGCATGGTCCAGAAAGGTCTCTACACGACCGACATTGAACAGATCAAGAAAAGGGTGCGTGAAGCCAATATGAGCAACATCTTCAACACCAAACTGGTGTGA
- a CDS encoding DUF6917 domain-containing protein: MKEPYSAGMLNFDPYAKKQPVVGRIVAVLRGRLENRNLNIIEPRSRALKVGEIHELIMTDEREAAPGKVVNRIAYVAFIEIVQGGVVVSKDQVELSDGRRLGTLVGFDETHMPNHENIVIYSDQLMSGEELGLQIGESVVFYKEG; the protein is encoded by the coding sequence ATGAAAGAACCATACTCTGCAGGAATGTTGAATTTCGATCCGTACGCGAAGAAACAACCCGTCGTTGGCAGGATCGTGGCCGTTCTCAGAGGAAGGCTGGAAAACAGGAACCTCAACATTATTGAGCCCCGTTCGAGGGCGTTGAAAGTGGGAGAAATTCACGAGCTGATCATGACAGACGAGAGAGAAGCGGCTCCCGGAAAAGTGGTGAACCGCATCGCGTACGTTGCTTTCATTGAGATCGTCCAGGGAGGCGTCGTAGTATCGAAGGATCAGGTCGAGCTGAGCGACGGCAGGCGCCTTGGAACGCTCGTCGGTTTCGATGAGACACACATGCCCAACCACGAGAACATCGTGATCTACTCGGATCAGTTGATGAGTGGAGAAGAACTGGGACTTCAAATCGGTGAGAGTGTCGTTTTCTACAAGGAGGGATGA
- a CDS encoding RidA family protein, giving the protein MKIIQTDAAPKAIGPYSQAVKANGFVFVSGQIPLDPETGQLVDGDIKNQTRRVFENIKAILAAAGCDLSNVVKVTVFTDDISNFSAINEVYSEYFSTHKPARSFVEVSALPRNAHVEIEVIAAKGAKA; this is encoded by the coding sequence GTGAAAATCATCCAGACCGATGCCGCCCCCAAGGCCATAGGACCTTACTCTCAGGCAGTGAAAGCGAACGGCTTCGTGTTCGTCTCGGGTCAGATACCGCTCGATCCAGAAACGGGACAGCTCGTCGATGGGGATATAAAGAATCAAACCAGGAGAGTTTTTGAAAACATCAAGGCGATCCTGGCCGCGGCTGGCTGTGACCTGAGCAACGTTGTCAAAGTCACGGTGTTCACCGACGACATCTCGAATTTCTCCGCCATCAACGAAGTTTACAGCGAATACTTCAGCACGCACAAACCTGCAAGATCTTTCGTGGAAGTCTCGGCGCTCCCCAGAAACGCGCACGTCGAGATCGAGGTCATAGCGGCCAAGGGGGCCAAAGCATGA
- a CDS encoding helix-turn-helix transcriptional regulator, translating to MKRLHPILKAFVPMVKALAETLGPDYEVVLHDVSDPEHSVVAIENGHVTGRSVGSPLTDFGLYLLRSPRFRNVDYVANYMTRTREGKKLRSTTVFIRDEAGEIVGFLCINYDTTKALIVKEFAEQHLKFQNLEEITGAKEERFASKVEELLAEAMQEVKSLTGKPLRFASKEEKLAVIKKLDEKGFFLLKGAVEMLAQELGNSKFTVYAYLREARRKGDSIMI from the coding sequence ATGAAGAGGCTGCACCCGATCCTCAAGGCGTTCGTTCCGATGGTGAAAGCGCTCGCCGAAACGCTGGGGCCGGATTACGAAGTGGTACTGCACGACGTTTCCGATCCGGAGCATTCCGTCGTGGCCATAGAGAACGGCCATGTGACGGGCAGAAGCGTCGGTTCTCCCCTCACGGACTTCGGACTGTACCTCTTGAGATCGCCCAGGTTCAGGAACGTGGATTACGTCGCGAACTACATGACGCGGACGAGGGAAGGGAAAAAACTCCGTTCGACCACCGTGTTCATAAGGGACGAAGCCGGCGAAATCGTTGGTTTTCTCTGCATCAACTACGACACGACCAAGGCGCTCATCGTGAAGGAATTTGCGGAGCAGCATTTGAAGTTTCAGAACCTCGAAGAGATCACCGGAGCTAAGGAAGAAAGGTTCGCCAGTAAGGTTGAAGAACTCCTCGCCGAAGCTATGCAGGAGGTAAAGAGTCTCACAGGAAAGCCTCTCAGGTTCGCCAGCAAGGAAGAGAAGCTCGCCGTGATAAAGAAACTCGACGAGAAAGGATTCTTCCTGCTGAAAGGTGCTGTGGAAATGCTCGCTCAGGAACTTGGAAACTCCAAGTTCACGGTGTACGCGTATCTGAGAGAAGCGAGAAGAAAAGGTGACTCAATAATGATCTGA
- a CDS encoding lactate utilization protein produces MRAELYRFKYESLCKAIKPVLEKKGFEVYIAEDEKQVLEHVERLIPAGSTVSSGGSVTLVETGVLDLLRSGKYNFLDRYSAPDRRAIELEAFKADYYLCSANAITMDGELVFMDGGGNRVAAVTYGPKNVILIVSANKIVEDLDAARERIRYIAPMNAKRLSLSTPCAVTGICQDCDSPQRICRHYHIVHDSKNQPGRIKIILTIKELGL; encoded by the coding sequence GTGCGCGCAGAACTTTACAGGTTCAAGTACGAATCACTCTGCAAAGCTATAAAACCAGTTCTGGAGAAAAAGGGTTTTGAGGTGTACATCGCGGAGGACGAAAAGCAGGTGCTGGAACACGTTGAAAGGCTCATACCTGCTGGATCAACCGTGAGTTCGGGTGGTTCCGTCACGCTCGTGGAAACAGGTGTTCTCGATCTGCTCAGGTCCGGCAAATACAACTTCCTCGACAGGTACAGCGCACCGGACAGGAGAGCCATCGAACTCGAAGCCTTCAAAGCGGATTACTATTTATGCAGTGCGAACGCCATCACCATGGATGGAGAACTCGTGTTCATGGATGGTGGGGGAAACAGGGTCGCGGCTGTAACGTACGGTCCGAAGAACGTCATCCTGATCGTCAGTGCCAACAAGATCGTGGAAGACCTGGACGCGGCGAGAGAGAGGATCAGATACATCGCTCCTATGAACGCAAAGAGATTGTCTCTCTCCACCCCGTGCGCGGTGACAGGCATCTGCCAGGATTGTGATTCTCCGCAGAGGATATGCAGACATTATCACATCGTTCACGATTCGAAAAATCAACCTGGAAGGATAAAGATCATTTTGACGATAAAGGAATTGGGTCTGTGA
- a CDS encoding M20/M25/M40 family metallo-hydrolase, which translates to MDKKWLELLERLVNTDTGFDLDNSAKLERTQFVADILKDYGFHVHRESAAHVALKGKPPYLTLIGHLDTVFKEGEASRRPFTLQDNVARGPGVADMKGGAVLLVAVVEEAMRKNLDGLCVVLNVDEELGSKESRETFEKYARESVCCLSFEPGGIHKELVASRKGIASLNIEVKGVKGHASRLEEGANAIVEASYKVCELYSLNGHIGGLTVNPTIMNGGEKSNITPDLCRIYCDVRFSNIEELREFEKRLVEIVSENRIERTSCTYSLIERRPPMLFMDEMKCALEKVFQNLGKRFELEHSSGGADGAFFTAFGVPTLDGLGLCGGRFHSEEEFALIDSFEDRVSLAVELLEYFDQRRR; encoded by the coding sequence ATGGATAAGAAATGGCTGGAGCTGCTCGAAAGGCTGGTCAACACCGATACAGGGTTCGACCTGGACAACTCTGCGAAGCTCGAAAGAACCCAGTTCGTGGCTGATATTTTGAAAGATTATGGTTTCCACGTTCATCGTGAGAGTGCCGCACACGTGGCTTTGAAAGGTAAACCACCTTATCTAACGCTCATAGGTCATCTCGATACGGTCTTCAAGGAAGGTGAGGCGAGTCGAAGACCGTTCACGTTGCAGGACAACGTTGCAAGAGGACCGGGCGTTGCGGACATGAAAGGTGGTGCCGTGTTGCTCGTCGCAGTGGTTGAAGAGGCGATGAGAAAGAATCTGGATGGTTTGTGCGTCGTTCTGAACGTCGACGAAGAGCTGGGTTCGAAGGAGAGCAGAGAGACGTTCGAAAAATACGCCAGGGAGAGTGTTTGCTGTCTTTCCTTCGAACCTGGAGGGATTCACAAAGAACTGGTCGCTTCGAGAAAGGGTATCGCGTCGCTCAACATCGAAGTGAAGGGTGTCAAAGGACACGCTTCGAGACTGGAAGAAGGAGCCAACGCGATCGTCGAAGCGTCTTACAAGGTCTGTGAACTCTATTCGCTCAACGGTCACATCGGTGGCCTGACCGTCAATCCAACGATCATGAACGGTGGTGAGAAATCGAACATAACACCCGATCTGTGCAGGATCTACTGCGATGTGAGATTCTCAAACATTGAGGAACTCAGAGAATTCGAAAAGAGGCTGGTCGAGATAGTTAGCGAGAATCGTATAGAACGGACCTCTTGTACTTACAGTCTCATCGAGAGAAGGCCTCCCATGCTGTTCATGGATGAGATGAAGTGCGCACTCGAAAAGGTTTTTCAAAACCTTGGCAAGCGTTTCGAGCTGGAACATTCCAGTGGAGGAGCAGATGGGGCCTTCTTCACCGCGTTCGGAGTGCCGACGCTGGATGGGCTTGGACTGTGCGGTGGAAGGTTCCATTCCGAAGAAGAATTCGCACTCATCGACAGTTTCGAAGACCGTGTGAGTTTGGCGGTTGAACTGCTCGAATACTTCGATCAGAGAAGGAGGTGA
- a CDS encoding pyruvate carboxylase subunit B: MKFVDTTLRDGHQSLIATRMSTSDMLPALEAMDQVGFYSLEMWGGATFDVAVRFLNEDPWERLRKIREKIKNAKLQMLLRGQNLVGYRHYADDTVRLFVRKMAENGMDIVRVFDALNDERNLMVAIDEAKKCGMHVQGAISYTVSPVHTLEYYLDYAEKLVELGVDSICIKDMAGLLSPRDAYRLVKALKERFALPVDVHSHCTCGLAPLNYQAAIDAGADIIDTALSPFALGTSQPPFEPIYYSLSKEGLLPPPKWDLLAFLNEHFTKVRQKYAQYDVNMTSIDFRVLQAQVPGGMYSNMIKQLQEQKMLHKLSQVLEEIPRVQKDLGYPPLVTPTSQIVGVQAVLNVLTGERYAKVTREVRDYVKGLYGRPPAPIDPELVKKILGDEKPIDVRPGEIIEPEVEKARQQIGLLARNDEDLLIYIILGEVGKKFLQKRYFDQLRIDLELVKELEAPVHPV, from the coding sequence ATGAAGTTTGTCGATACCACGCTCAGGGATGGTCATCAATCGCTCATCGCCACGCGCATGTCTACGAGCGACATGCTCCCCGCGCTCGAGGCGATGGACCAAGTGGGTTTCTATTCGCTCGAGATGTGGGGAGGCGCGACCTTCGATGTGGCGGTGAGGTTCCTCAACGAAGATCCCTGGGAGCGTTTGCGAAAGATCAGGGAGAAAATCAAAAACGCGAAGCTTCAGATGCTCCTCAGGGGTCAGAACCTGGTGGGTTACAGGCACTACGCGGACGACACGGTGAGACTCTTCGTGAGAAAGATGGCTGAAAACGGAATGGACATCGTCAGAGTCTTCGATGCGCTCAACGACGAACGCAACCTGATGGTGGCCATAGACGAAGCGAAGAAGTGCGGTATGCACGTACAAGGAGCCATTTCTTACACGGTGAGTCCCGTGCACACGCTCGAGTACTATCTGGACTACGCTGAAAAGCTCGTCGAACTCGGAGTGGATTCCATCTGTATAAAGGATATGGCGGGCTTGCTCAGCCCCAGGGACGCGTACAGGCTGGTGAAGGCACTCAAAGAAAGGTTCGCCCTGCCCGTGGACGTTCATTCGCACTGCACCTGCGGTCTCGCACCACTCAATTACCAGGCTGCCATCGATGCTGGTGCGGACATCATAGACACGGCACTTTCTCCTTTCGCACTCGGTACTTCCCAGCCACCGTTCGAACCCATCTACTATTCTTTGAGCAAAGAGGGCCTGCTCCCGCCACCGAAATGGGACCTGCTGGCCTTTTTGAACGAGCACTTCACGAAGGTGAGACAGAAATACGCACAGTACGATGTGAACATGACGAGTATAGATTTCCGTGTTCTTCAGGCCCAGGTGCCTGGAGGCATGTATTCGAACATGATAAAGCAGTTGCAGGAACAGAAGATGCTCCACAAACTCTCTCAGGTGCTCGAGGAAATACCGAGGGTGCAGAAAGATCTGGGTTATCCTCCGTTGGTCACACCAACCAGCCAGATCGTCGGTGTTCAGGCCGTGCTCAACGTGCTCACCGGGGAGAGGTACGCGAAGGTGACGCGCGAAGTGAGGGATTACGTGAAGGGTTTGTACGGAAGGCCTCCGGCACCGATCGATCCGGAGCTTGTTAAAAAGATCCTGGGTGACGAGAAGCCCATAGACGTGAGACCGGGAGAGATCATAGAACCTGAGGTCGAGAAGGCCAGACAGCAGATAGGATTGCTCGCGAGGAACGATGAAGACCTTCTGATCTACATCATCCTCGGTGAAGTCGGCAAGAAGTTCTTGCAGAAACGGTACTTCGATCAATTGAGGATCGACCTCGAGCTGGTTAAGGAGTTGGAAGCTCCCGTGCATCCAGTATGA
- the folK gene encoding 2-amino-4-hydroxy-6-hydroxymethyldihydropteridine diphosphokinase, which translates to MIVGIGVDVVDIERIDEKLSTRILGEFELREFESTTNKKQFLASRFAAKEAFFKALGTGVRDFSFKDVEVVHDKFGKPVLLFHRDVHFNFVHVSLSHDRVAMAMVALEENEGHIYIALGSNLGDRLKNIERACHLMESSNIKILKASPIYLTKPYGFVDQPDFFNCVVEVQTRLSPFQLLDTLLEIERAMGRVRERKWGPRTIDLDIILYGNLVLKTEKLTIPHYDLVNRQFVLRPLLDIADVDHPLEGKLSSFLREGEGCQLMTRFWLS; encoded by the coding sequence ATGATCGTAGGTATCGGTGTCGACGTCGTCGATATTGAAAGGATCGATGAAAAGCTTTCGACGAGGATCCTTGGCGAATTCGAGCTGAGAGAGTTTGAATCCACCACCAACAAGAAACAGTTCTTAGCGTCGCGTTTCGCCGCGAAGGAAGCGTTTTTCAAGGCGCTCGGCACAGGCGTCAGGGATTTTTCCTTCAAGGACGTGGAAGTGGTACACGACAAGTTTGGAAAACCCGTGCTGCTTTTCCACAGAGATGTGCACTTCAATTTCGTGCATGTGAGTCTGTCTCACGATAGGGTCGCAATGGCGATGGTCGCGCTCGAGGAGAACGAAGGTCACATCTACATAGCGCTCGGTTCGAACCTGGGTGATAGGCTGAAGAACATCGAACGTGCCTGCCATCTGATGGAATCTTCGAACATAAAAATATTGAAAGCTTCACCCATTTATCTGACGAAACCGTACGGTTTTGTCGATCAGCCAGATTTTTTCAACTGCGTCGTGGAGGTTCAAACACGACTCAGCCCCTTCCAGTTGCTTGATACGCTTCTCGAGATAGAGAGAGCCATGGGCAGAGTCAGAGAAAGGAAATGGGGGCCGAGGACGATAGATCTGGACATCATCCTGTATGGAAATCTCGTTCTGAAAACAGAAAAGCTCACGATACCCCACTACGATTTGGTCAACAGACAGTTCGTGCTCAGACCACTTTTGGACATCGCCGATGTGGATCACCCACTCGAAGGAAAACTGAGCAGCTTCCTGAGAGAAGGTGAAGGATGTCAACTGATGACGAGATTCTGGCTCAGTTGA
- a CDS encoding Glu/Leu/Phe/Val family dehydrogenase yields MERSLYEQALEVFRNAARVMQLDPNIQKFLERPQRTIIVEFPVLMDDGRVEMFVGYRCQHNTALGPAKGGIRYHPNVTLDEVQTLAFWMTWKCSLLNLPYGGGKGGVKVDPSKLSKGELERLSRRFFFEISQFVGPHKDIPAPDVNTNPQVMAWYLDTYSMHVGYTALGVVTGKPVELGGSVGRNEATGRGVAVVTAEACKLLGKDISKATVAVQGFGNVGSFSAKVLQEDFGAKIVAVSDVSAAYYDPKGLDINDLIAYRDSNKGLIEGYPKAQRIKHEELFELDVDILIPAALENAITEQNADKIKAKLIVEGANGPVTPEADRILRSKGVTIIPDILANAGGVTVSYFEWVQDLQSFFWDLDDVRNKLAKMMRAAFAEVAKTKEKYNTDFRTAAYIVAIDRVAKAVKLRGIYP; encoded by the coding sequence ATGGAAAGGTCTCTTTATGAACAGGCGCTTGAGGTCTTCAGGAACGCTGCCCGTGTCATGCAACTGGATCCCAACATTCAGAAATTCCTCGAAAGACCTCAGCGCACCATAATCGTGGAATTTCCAGTTCTCATGGACGATGGCAGAGTCGAAATGTTCGTCGGTTACAGATGTCAGCACAACACGGCGCTCGGTCCAGCCAAGGGTGGTATAAGGTACCATCCGAACGTGACGCTCGACGAAGTTCAAACGCTCGCTTTCTGGATGACGTGGAAATGCTCGTTGCTCAACCTGCCGTACGGTGGCGGCAAGGGCGGTGTGAAGGTTGACCCGTCCAAACTGTCGAAGGGCGAACTCGAAAGATTGTCTCGAAGATTCTTCTTCGAGATATCACAGTTCGTCGGTCCACACAAGGACATACCAGCACCGGATGTGAACACGAACCCGCAGGTCATGGCGTGGTACCTTGACACCTACAGTATGCACGTGGGTTACACCGCACTCGGTGTCGTGACGGGTAAGCCCGTGGAGCTGGGAGGTTCAGTCGGAAGAAACGAAGCGACGGGTAGAGGCGTTGCGGTGGTGACAGCGGAGGCCTGCAAACTGCTGGGTAAGGACATCTCTAAGGCCACGGTGGCGGTGCAGGGTTTCGGTAACGTGGGTTCGTTCTCCGCGAAGGTACTCCAGGAAGACTTCGGTGCGAAGATCGTCGCCGTCAGCGACGTTTCGGCTGCTTACTACGATCCAAAAGGACTGGACATCAACGATCTGATCGCTTACAGAGACAGCAACAAGGGACTCATCGAAGGTTACCCGAAAGCCCAGAGGATCAAGCATGAGGAACTGTTCGAACTCGACGTGGACATACTCATCCCGGCCGCTCTGGAGAACGCCATCACCGAACAGAACGCAGACAAAATCAAGGCCAAACTCATCGTGGAAGGTGCGAACGGACCAGTCACACCCGAAGCGGACAGGATCCTGCGCTCGAAAGGTGTCACGATCATCCCAGACATTTTGGCCAACGCGGGTGGAGTGACCGTTTCCTACTTCGAGTGGGTGCAGGATCTGCAGTCGTTCTTCTGGGATCTGGACGACGTGAGAAACAAGCTCGCCAAGATGATGAGGGCCGCGTTCGCCGAGGTGGCGAAGACGAAAGAAAAGTACAACACAGATTTCAGAACGGCAGCCTACATCGTGGCGATCGACAGAGTGGCGAAGGCCGTGAAACTGAGAGGCATATATCCATGA
- the malE gene encoding maltose/maltodextrin ABC transporter substrate-binding protein MalE, whose amino-acid sequence MRKFLIVVLVLTAFLVFAQAKLTIWCSEKQVDILQRLGEEFKAKYGVTVEVQYVNFSDIKPKFLTAAPEGQGADIIVGAHDWVGELVANGLLEPIPNFQELSQFFSSGLSAFSYGGRLYGLPYALEAIALIYNKDYVPEPPKTVEEMIKLAKQIDQEFAGEVRGLIFPPTTFYYVVPFIFGYGGYVFKDTPTGLDVKDIGLANEGAIKAARLLKRLVDEKIIDPADNYQIMDSMFKEGKAAMIINGPWAIKDYRDAGIDYGVALIPEPEPGVVARPFVGVQGFMVNSKSPNKLLAIEFLTNFIAKKDTMYRLYLADPRLPARKDVLELVKDNPDVVAFTLSAGNGIPMPNVPQMGFVWGAMDDALNLIVNGKATPEEAMKNAVERIKAQIQ is encoded by the coding sequence GTGAGGAAGTTTCTGATCGTGGTGCTGGTTCTCACGGCGTTCTTGGTCTTCGCACAGGCGAAACTGACCATATGGTGCTCGGAAAAGCAGGTCGACATACTCCAGAGACTCGGCGAAGAATTCAAAGCGAAATACGGGGTCACGGTGGAAGTGCAGTACGTCAACTTTTCGGACATCAAGCCGAAGTTCTTGACGGCCGCGCCTGAAGGTCAGGGTGCGGACATCATCGTCGGTGCACACGACTGGGTTGGGGAACTCGTTGCCAACGGCTTGCTCGAACCGATTCCGAATTTCCAAGAGCTGTCGCAGTTCTTCTCGAGTGGTTTGAGCGCTTTCTCTTACGGTGGTAGGCTCTACGGTCTTCCGTACGCGCTCGAAGCCATCGCGCTGATCTACAACAAAGATTACGTGCCTGAGCCACCGAAGACCGTCGAGGAAATGATCAAGCTCGCGAAGCAGATCGATCAGGAATTCGCCGGTGAAGTGAGAGGGCTCATCTTTCCACCGACGACGTTCTATTACGTGGTACCGTTCATATTCGGTTACGGTGGATACGTCTTCAAAGACACGCCGACCGGGCTCGATGTCAAGGACATAGGGCTGGCGAACGAAGGGGCCATAAAAGCTGCCAGACTCCTCAAGCGTTTGGTGGACGAGAAGATCATAGATCCCGCGGACAACTACCAGATCATGGATTCGATGTTCAAAGAGGGCAAGGCTGCGATGATAATCAACGGACCGTGGGCGATCAAGGACTACAGGGATGCCGGCATCGATTACGGAGTCGCTCTGATACCTGAACCTGAACCGGGCGTTGTGGCCAGGCCGTTCGTCGGAGTGCAGGGCTTCATGGTCAACTCCAAGTCGCCGAACAAACTGCTGGCGATAGAGTTCCTGACCAACTTCATCGCCAAGAAAGACACCATGTACAGACTGTACCTCGCAGACCCAAGGCTTCCCGCGAGGAAGGACGTGCTGGAGCTCGTCAAGGATAATCCCGACGTGGTCGCGTTCACTCTGAGCGCGGGCAACGGCATACCCATGCCGAACGTGCCGCAGATGGGATTCGTCTGGGGTGCGATGGACGACGCCCTGAACCTTATAGTCAACGGTAAAGCCACTCCAGAGGAAGCCATGAAGAACGCCGTCGAAAGGATTAAAGCACAGATTCAATGA